Proteins encoded together in one Caldisalinibacter kiritimatiensis window:
- a CDS encoding LacI family DNA-binding transcriptional regulator: MEVEIMVTIKDVAKLAGVSISTVSRVINNSKPVSPEVRKKVLKVIEETGYRPNDIARTLVTKKSYLIGVIVTNLANSYVAEMVRGIEEVGKMYNYDILLCSTYGDKSTELKYIQLLNRKQVEGIIFISDKLNEEVKEQVDAFKIPFLYLSRHSIEEKYPTVTIDNNLASYEMTQYLINLGHKKVAYLTDSEEPTNLEQLKINGYKKAIEENEIEKELIYYANGRKNEEGYAAAKEILKENEDVTAIFCSNDELAIGVINYLRDKDIKVPDEISVAGYGDLRMATIIRPQITTVKEPFYDMGAVAIRMIIKEIAGEKVKEKRVNLPFHIEKRDSCKKIK, translated from the coding sequence GTGGAGGTGGAAATAATGGTAACTATTAAGGATGTAGCAAAACTTGCAGGTGTATCAATATCAACAGTATCCAGAGTAATTAACAATTCTAAACCTGTAAGTCCAGAAGTAAGAAAAAAAGTATTAAAAGTAATAGAAGAAACAGGATATAGACCAAATGATATAGCTAGAACTCTTGTTACAAAGAAATCATATTTAATAGGTGTTATAGTAACTAATTTAGCCAATTCATATGTTGCAGAGATGGTTAGAGGTATCGAAGAAGTAGGTAAGATGTATAATTACGATATTCTATTGTGTAGTACCTATGGTGATAAGTCTACAGAATTAAAATATATTCAATTATTAAATAGAAAACAAGTAGAAGGTATTATATTTATTTCGGATAAGTTAAATGAAGAGGTTAAAGAGCAAGTAGATGCCTTTAAAATACCATTTCTATATTTAAGTAGACACAGTATAGAAGAAAAATATCCTACTGTAACTATTGATAATAATTTAGCTTCTTATGAAATGACACAATATCTAATTAATTTAGGACATAAAAAGGTAGCATATTTAACAGATAGTGAAGAGCCAACAAATTTAGAACAATTAAAAATTAATGGCTATAAAAAAGCTATAGAAGAGAATGAGATAGAAAAAGAACTGATTTACTATGCAAATGGAAGAAAGAATGAAGAGGGATATGCTGCGGCTAAAGAAATATTAAAAGAAAACGAAGATGTAACAGCTATATTCTGTAGTAATGACGAATTAGCCATTGGAGTTATAAACTATTTACGCGATAAAGATATTAAAGTTCCCGATGAGATTTCTGTAGCTGGATATGGAGATTTGAGAATGGCTACTATAATTAGGCCACAAATTACCACAGTAAAAGAACCTTTTTATGATATGGGAGCAGTAGCAATAAGAATGATTATTAAAGAAATAGCAGGGGAAAAGGTTAAGGAAAAAAGGGTGAACCTTCCTTTCCATATAGAGAAAAGAGATAGCTGTAAAAAAATAAAATAG
- the thpR gene encoding RNA 2',3'-cyclic phosphodiesterase, which yields MRTFIALKFNRQLKNKLGEIQKELKKSSIKGRWVYIDNFHLTLKFLGEIHPAQVKKIESCLRFIANRNEKVNLSLTNLGIFPGKRDFRVVWLGVKGETNKLNNIHREVESYLNDIGFRRDNRQFRPHITLGRNIFLNKNFNEVKKQVGAFTNYNFTLDTIELMKSELIDGKRIYTPLVSFNLKDK from the coding sequence ATGAGAACTTTTATAGCATTAAAATTTAATAGACAACTTAAAAATAAGTTAGGAGAAATACAGAAGGAGCTTAAAAAAAGTTCTATAAAAGGAAGATGGGTTTATATAGATAATTTTCATTTAACATTAAAGTTTCTAGGAGAAATTCATCCCGCTCAAGTAAAAAAGATAGAATCTTGTCTTAGATTTATTGCAAATCGTAATGAGAAAGTTAATTTATCATTAACCAATTTAGGTATTTTCCCTGGAAAAAGAGATTTTCGAGTTGTATGGTTGGGTGTAAAAGGAGAAACCAATAAACTAAATAATATACATAGAGAAGTTGAATCTTATCTTAATGATATAGGATTTCGAAGAGATAATAGACAATTTAGACCACATATTACATTAGGTAGAAATATTTTTTTAAATAAAAATTTTAATGAAGTAAAAAAGCAAGTAGGTGCTTTTACAAATTATAATTTTACCCTTGACACAATTGAACTTATGAAAAGTGAATTGATTGATGGAAAAAGAATATACACGCCTTTAGTTAGTTTTAATTTAAAAGATAAATAA
- a CDS encoding diguanylate cyclase produces MVRRLLAVGGSEGNMELLNERYKIEDVYKEEENGVVYIARDLFESNKRILLKLLNNDIRNKKVVDYFIENYIFLSSIRHSFILSSYSSDIVKTIDNKRVNKKQYFYTKEYTEAITLSEILKELSLTDIYEIIRQVCIVLSYLHFRGINYQYLNPENIFIIKESNEIKVKLRDIATITEKKIIKSFSEYNNYFIAPEIKEGFEDKNTKSDVYSLGMLVYLLFTKSKGYYDRMQLLNSVKEKLNYELQIELVELVGSMIENDPKRRLDDFKEVIDLFNKLCMKEYPYFYKAQREKLNFKHKIIGRDNEISRFLKINEQFEKRKFNKKMLTINGDSGLGKTRLLKEFEFRLRMQGKRVYFNRISDVDIGELKPIIKILRQILKECKDGLINKYGCELVKIIPEIRFTNNIKSTPILSGNREKLRLYNRIMRFIVDSVEDEPIYILLDDIHNADIETIRLIDYIVRNNEEYPLFFVLTYNEHKLRERMDLKKYVKAWFELEKVESIKVSRLNLQETAELTKNILGISFKPIVFSTRIMKETNGNPRFIEEVIKNLNVIGELFIDVNGDWETDTKNYWDIYIPSDIDEVIKNQVDLLDEGLYEVAKIISVFNTSVSKYILRRVMRIDKDKLDSIIEKLVSMKLLDEMVEDWGYTYDYYNKKIKKYIYHKIPSEERIQLHKTISEHLEELFKEESKGNIDELIHHFTLSKQREKAVDYAIKFAKKMQGLLVSSQSILLWENAYNLLMDIDSINKLEIQVNLGKLYSQQGRNNKALDIYNKAIKLATKLNKKNYIILCKNNISEIYYRKNALDKAEQYAVEAKKLAEEIDDTKGYLKATVLLNRVKFLRGENDGIINNTLKNIDIAMKAKQYFYVGHFYNQLGVAYMLKNSINEAENYLKKSVEYFNKSGETLESNMPINNIGVMYSDYFGDLDKAMEYFQKGLEVCRKYDNIQHEITFLINIGGIRIRKHQYADALEDMKKAAQLADDIEDHNNMFLINLNIALIYLYMAEYDKCFKYYKILKSDYSNMTIDPQNVSRYFGFLSCFYFEFGEWDKAIEYSKKTIESDIELDLNMYIKVETVLQLSKFYKTGVLDKKKVNEVRLKYRYTKFEGEKRESLLMFAHSAIINGDLALARELLEEDKKISESFTSEVLERKRNLLKIYSDKNNIDNLYDKLSELLNECKCQYCYKYKPIINRVLGDIKFRQQEYYEAVKHYVLAIDGIFRLAKQIPNESLKLKYIKTKGIDKIKKRIDKVKGIIFENKGIFDTFEESNNHKSEDYFDFTGLVKLFEKDNKFKATFLDVDINTSTNLKSIDDVITKITNDYEYNLNMILRFIVEQTFAKRGYILYDNESSESLEILASTNNEEITDDIEYIISRVKQSRKGLLINNSFDRKENNFLLPLSDVTKSIICVPIMKNIKRKENVALDRRKSSDLVETDEIIGYIYLETDNLFNRFDNIRYNIVCTLANLAFINIENYKLKISNSIDKMTGVYTRKYFDRVYNKIFNIANSEKASFALIMIDIDKFKNVNDTFGHQKGDEILSSIGNILLNNVRETDLVARYGGEEFAILLPDTGKEGANKVAEKIRKKVEQANLINDNYPLTISLGVSVFPDHSRFKDELVERADQALYHAKETSRNKSVMWTNEISNSTDRLDKLAGIVTGNTVQDQRNVLVIVELINLLQQKLSVEDKIYKYLGRLIEYLAASEGILFILNQENNIDKIYARKRFKDEWETEPRFNKKIIDRVIYNRKGEFLIDWDDIGNIDIVTGNPDWQSIIVVPLINDGTLKGVLQLSVPIKEKEFDYNSYNFVKTASTMLAAVI; encoded by the coding sequence ATGGTTAGAAGGTTATTAGCTGTAGGGGGAAGTGAAGGTAATATGGAGCTATTAAATGAAAGGTACAAGATAGAAGATGTTTATAAAGAAGAAGAAAATGGAGTTGTATATATAGCAAGAGATTTATTTGAATCTAATAAAAGAATATTATTAAAGCTTTTAAATAATGATATAAGAAATAAAAAAGTTGTTGACTATTTCATAGAAAACTATATATTTTTATCAAGTATTAGACACAGTTTTATTTTATCTAGCTATAGCTCTGATATTGTAAAAACTATAGATAATAAAAGGGTAAATAAGAAACAATATTTTTATACTAAGGAATACACAGAAGCTATTACATTAAGTGAAATATTAAAAGAGCTTTCCCTGACTGACATATATGAGATTATAAGACAAGTTTGTATTGTATTAAGTTATTTACATTTTAGAGGTATAAACTATCAATATTTAAATCCTGAAAATATTTTTATAATTAAAGAGAGTAATGAAATTAAAGTAAAGTTAAGAGATATAGCAACGATTACAGAGAAAAAAATCATAAAGTCCTTTAGTGAATATAACAATTATTTCATAGCACCAGAGATTAAAGAAGGATTTGAAGATAAAAATACAAAGTCAGATGTGTATTCATTAGGAATGTTAGTGTATCTTCTCTTTACTAAAAGTAAAGGCTATTATGATAGAATGCAATTGTTAAATAGTGTAAAAGAGAAATTAAATTATGAGTTACAGATAGAACTTGTAGAGTTAGTAGGTAGTATGATTGAAAACGACCCTAAGCGTAGATTAGATGATTTTAAAGAGGTTATAGATTTATTTAATAAATTATGTATGAAAGAATATCCTTACTTTTATAAAGCTCAAAGGGAGAAATTAAATTTTAAACATAAGATAATAGGTAGAGATAACGAGATTAGTAGGTTTCTAAAAATAAATGAGCAATTTGAGAAAAGAAAATTTAATAAAAAAATGCTAACAATAAATGGAGATAGTGGTTTGGGCAAAACAAGGCTATTAAAAGAGTTTGAGTTTAGGTTAAGAATGCAAGGAAAAAGGGTTTACTTTAATAGAATAAGTGATGTAGATATAGGCGAGTTGAAACCTATTATTAAGATACTCAGGCAAATATTAAAAGAATGTAAAGATGGGTTGATTAATAAGTATGGATGTGAATTAGTAAAAATAATACCAGAAATTAGGTTTACGAATAATATAAAGTCTACTCCTATATTAAGTGGAAATCGTGAGAAATTAAGGTTGTATAATAGGATTATGAGGTTTATTGTAGATTCAGTAGAGGATGAACCTATATATATATTGCTAGATGATATACACAACGCTGATATAGAAACTATACGATTAATAGACTATATAGTAAGAAATAATGAAGAGTATCCATTATTTTTTGTTCTGACATACAACGAGCATAAGTTAAGAGAAAGAATGGATTTAAAGAAATACGTAAAAGCATGGTTTGAGCTAGAAAAAGTTGAAAGTATTAAAGTATCAAGATTGAATTTACAAGAAACAGCAGAATTAACAAAGAATATTTTAGGAATTAGCTTTAAACCAATAGTTTTTTCAACTAGAATAATGAAAGAAACAAATGGAAACCCGAGGTTTATTGAAGAGGTTATTAAAAATCTTAATGTAATAGGAGAACTTTTCATAGATGTGAATGGTGATTGGGAAACAGATACTAAAAACTATTGGGATATATATATACCGTCAGATATAGATGAAGTTATAAAAAACCAAGTGGATTTATTAGATGAAGGATTGTATGAGGTTGCAAAAATTATTTCAGTTTTTAATACCTCTGTATCCAAATATATATTGAGAAGAGTTATGAGAATTGACAAGGATAAGTTGGACAGTATTATAGAAAAGCTTGTATCAATGAAATTACTAGATGAAATGGTTGAAGACTGGGGATACACCTATGATTATTACAATAAGAAAATAAAAAAGTATATTTATCATAAAATTCCTAGTGAAGAGAGAATACAACTCCATAAGACTATATCAGAGCATTTGGAAGAGTTGTTTAAAGAAGAAAGTAAAGGTAATATTGATGAATTGATTCATCATTTTACATTATCAAAGCAGAGGGAAAAAGCCGTAGATTATGCCATAAAATTTGCTAAAAAGATGCAAGGATTATTAGTAAGTTCACAATCAATATTATTGTGGGAAAATGCTTATAATCTCCTTATGGACATAGATAGTATAAATAAATTAGAGATACAAGTAAATTTAGGCAAATTATATAGTCAGCAAGGTCGTAATAACAAAGCGTTAGACATATACAATAAGGCAATAAAGCTAGCCACAAAGCTTAATAAAAAGAATTATATAATTTTATGTAAAAATAACATTAGTGAAATTTATTATAGAAAAAATGCTTTAGATAAAGCTGAGCAATATGCTGTAGAAGCAAAAAAATTAGCAGAAGAAATTGACGATACAAAAGGATACTTAAAGGCTACTGTATTATTAAACAGGGTAAAATTTTTAAGAGGAGAAAATGATGGTATTATTAATAACACTCTTAAGAATATTGATATTGCTATGAAGGCAAAGCAATATTTTTATGTTGGTCATTTTTATAATCAATTAGGTGTAGCATATATGCTTAAAAATTCTATTAATGAAGCAGAAAATTACTTAAAGAAAAGTGTAGAGTATTTCAATAAGTCAGGGGAAACCTTAGAATCAAATATGCCTATTAATAATATTGGTGTGATGTATAGTGATTATTTTGGTGATTTAGATAAAGCAATGGAATACTTTCAAAAGGGATTAGAAGTATGTAGAAAATATGATAATATTCAACATGAGATAACATTTCTTATAAATATAGGTGGAATAAGGATTAGAAAGCACCAATATGCGGATGCATTAGAAGATATGAAAAAGGCAGCTCAGCTTGCAGATGATATAGAAGACCATAATAATATGTTTTTAATAAATTTAAATATTGCATTGATATATTTATATATGGCAGAATATGACAAGTGTTTTAAGTATTATAAAATATTGAAATCAGATTATAGTAATATGACAATAGACCCGCAAAATGTAAGTAGATATTTTGGCTTTCTAAGCTGTTTTTATTTTGAATTTGGCGAGTGGGACAAAGCAATAGAATATAGTAAAAAAACTATTGAAAGTGATATTGAACTTGATTTAAATATGTATATAAAGGTGGAAACTGTATTACAATTAAGTAAATTCTATAAAACAGGTGTTTTAGATAAGAAAAAAGTTAACGAAGTAAGATTGAAATATAGATACACTAAATTTGAAGGAGAAAAAAGAGAAAGCTTATTAATGTTTGCACATAGTGCTATAATTAATGGGGATTTAGCTCTAGCAAGGGAGTTACTAGAAGAAGATAAAAAAATAAGTGAGAGTTTCACTTCAGAAGTTTTAGAGCGCAAAAGGAATTTATTAAAAATCTATAGCGATAAAAATAATATTGATAATCTATATGACAAGTTATCTGAACTGTTAAATGAGTGCAAATGTCAATATTGTTATAAATACAAACCGATTATAAACAGAGTATTAGGAGATATAAAATTTAGACAACAAGAATACTATGAAGCAGTGAAGCACTATGTTTTAGCAATAGACGGAATATTTAGACTAGCAAAGCAAATTCCAAATGAAAGTTTGAAATTGAAATATATTAAAACTAAAGGAATAGATAAGATTAAGAAAAGAATTGATAAAGTAAAAGGAATAATATTTGAAAATAAAGGAATATTTGATACTTTTGAGGAGTCGAATAATCATAAGTCTGAAGATTATTTTGACTTTACAGGATTAGTTAAATTGTTTGAAAAAGATAACAAGTTTAAGGCTACATTTTTAGATGTGGATATCAACACTTCAACTAATCTAAAAAGTATAGACGATGTAATAACTAAGATTACAAATGATTATGAGTATAATCTTAATATGATATTGAGATTTATAGTAGAGCAAACTTTTGCTAAACGTGGGTATATATTATATGATAATGAAAGTAGTGAAAGTTTAGAAATACTAGCATCAACGAACAATGAAGAAATAACAGACGATATTGAATATATAATATCAAGAGTAAAGCAAAGCAGGAAGGGATTATTAATTAACAATTCCTTTGATAGAAAAGAAAATAATTTCCTTTTACCTCTGTCAGATGTTACTAAATCTATAATATGTGTGCCTATAATGAAAAATATTAAGCGTAAAGAAAATGTGGCTTTGGATAGAAGGAAGAGTTCTGATCTTGTTGAAACAGATGAAATTATAGGATATATCTATCTTGAAACTGATAACCTATTTAATCGATTTGACAACATAAGGTATAATATTGTATGTACACTTGCAAATTTAGCATTTATTAATATAGAAAATTATAAACTTAAAATTAGTAATTCAATAGATAAAATGACGGGTGTATATACTAGAAAATATTTTGATAGGGTTTACAATAAAATTTTTAATATAGCTAATAGCGAAAAGGCTAGTTTTGCTTTAATTATGATAGATATAGATAAGTTTAAGAACGTAAATGATACTTTTGGACATCAAAAAGGGGATGAAATTCTAAGTAGTATAGGTAATATTTTATTGAATAATGTAAGAGAAACAGATTTGGTAGCTAGATATGGAGGAGAAGAGTTTGCAATCTTACTACCTGATACAGGAAAAGAAGGTGCTAATAAAGTTGCAGAAAAGATAAGAAAGAAAGTTGAACAAGCTAATCTTATAAATGATAATTATCCATTAACAATTAGTTTAGGGGTATCAGTGTTTCCTGACCATAGTAGATTTAAAGATGAACTTGTTGAAAGAGCAGACCAGGCTTTATATCATGCTAAGGAAACGAGTAGAAATAAATCAGTTATGTGGACAAATGAAATAAGTAATTCAACAGATAGATTGGATAAATTAGCTGGAATAGTTACAGGAAATACTGTTCAAGACCAAAGGAATGTTTTGGTAATAGTTGAGTTGATTAATCTATTGCAACAAAAGCTATCAGTTGAAGATAAGATATATAAATATTTAGGTAGACTTATAGAGTATTTAGCTGCAAGTGAAGGAATTTTATTTATCCTTAATCAAGAGAATAATATAGACAAGATTTATGCTAGAAAAAGATTTAAAGATGAATGGGAAACTGAACCAAGATTTAATAAAAAAATTATTGATAGAGTTATTTATAACAGAAAAGGAGAGTTTTTAATAGATTGGGATGATATAGGAAATATTGATATAGTTACAGGAAACCCAGATTGGCAGTCTATTATTGTTGTTCCATTAATTAATGATGGAACTCTTAAAGGCGTATTACAATTATCAGTTCCTATTAAGGAAAAAGAGTTTGATTATAACAGCTATAATTTTGTTAAAACAGCAAGTACTATGCTAGCGGCAGTAATTTAA
- a CDS encoding YkuS family protein, translated as MNKLKKRVAIEDSLKNVRDFLQREGYQVSSLEQNKNNLDNYDAVIVSGQDENFMGMRDTLTKASVIDATGKTPMQVYDQLKRDLR; from the coding sequence GTGAACAAATTGAAAAAAAGAGTAGCAATCGAAGACAGTTTGAAAAATGTTAGAGATTTCCTACAAAGAGAAGGATATCAAGTTAGTAGTTTAGAGCAGAATAAAAATAATTTAGATAACTACGATGCAGTCATTGTATCAGGACAGGATGAAAACTTCATGGGGATGAGAGATACGTTAACTAAAGCATCAGTAATAGATGCTACTGGGAAAACACCTATGCAAGTGTACGACCAATTAAAAAGAGATTTAAGATAA